CCGCGGCGTGCGTGGTCCAGAGCGTACTCGTGCCTGGCATGGTGTGCGCCGCGTAGAGCACATGCTGTCCGTCGGGCGGCGGGGTCAGATAGCCGACGACGCCGCGGACCGCGGTGGCGTAGCGATCGAGGTTGGCGATCGGGTCCCGCATCAGCACTTCGAGCAGTTCGGCGAAGATCAACGGCGCGACGTCACCGATGCGAGCACCCTCGACGAAGGAGAACGGCGAGACTCCGACGTCGATGATGCGCAGCGGCGAGTCCGCCGGGGAGGCGGTGATGATGTCGCCAGGGTTCGCGTACTCGCGGACAGCCACGGCGGCGGGCCAGGAGCCGCGCTGACCATGCAGGCCGAAAGTCGAGGGCGCGCAGAGGTTTCCGACCGACTCGCCCGCTCGGCGCAGCGGGTTGGCGATGTTCACCGCGAACGCGATTTCCAGCGGCGTGCCATCGGTGTTCTTGTACTTTCCCGATCGGACGCCCTCCAGGATCCGGCTCGCGCAGATCCCGCCGAGCGAATAGCTCAGCAGCCCACAGATATTCGGTGACTCCTGGATCGCCCGCACCCCCGCGGCGACGCCAAGCCGCACCGAAGTGTCGAGCGAGGGACCCCCTACGTTCGGCGCAGGGCCTACCGAGGCGGGCCAGTCCGGCTCGAACGAGCTGAACCGGTCGGTGTCGAGCAATGTGGTGACGTAGTGCAACATGCCCGCAGGCGCGCCGTCATGGTTCCGCGGCTCACCGGTGCCACGGAACGTGATGATGTCGATCATCGTGACCTCCTCGCGCACCGCACCGACCTTCGGTACGGAATCCCAAGGTAGATCCCTGCGGCACAGCGCGTCCCGAGTAACGGGTTACGTCATCGCGACACGCGTTTCGCCACGCGGAAGCGAGATCCGACGGCAGAACGCCCTGGTGGCTACTCGCCCGGCTCCATGCTGCCGAGCAGCACCCGCACAATCCGGTCCAGTTCGCGCCGGTCGCCCGGGGCAAGCACAGACAGCAACCTGGTTTCGTTCGCGGTGTGCTCGGCGACGACGATGTCGACCGATTCCCGCCCGGCATCGGTGAGGGCGACCCGGATCGCGCGGCGGTCTCCGGCGTCCGCGATGCGACGCACCAGCCCGGCCGCCTCCAGCCGGTCCAGCCGTCCGGTCATTCCCGCGCGCGAGAGCATGAGCGTGGCGGCGAGCACCGATGGGTTCAGCTCGAACGGCTCGCCCGAACGGCGCAGGGCCGCAAGCACATCGAACTCGCCGCGCTGCAGGCCATGCTTGGCGAACACCGCCTCGATCTCGCGCCGCGCCACCACCATCAGCCGTCCGAGACGGCCGATCACGGCCATCGCCTCCAGGTCGAGATCCGGTCGTTCGCGTCGCCACTGCGCCACGATCGCGTCGATCGGATCCGGTATCCGCTCCGTCATGGACAAGATTCTATTCGCCGGTATATAGTTTGATAGCGAATTATAAATCACCGAACTAGCTGGAGTCCGAGATGATCACCACCCCTCGCAAGGGCGTCGCGATCCGCCAAGCACAGGACGCCGAGACACTGGGCGCCGAGTCGGTCACCATGCGCCTGCTGATCGACGCCGAGGAGGCAGGAGGCGCACTGAGCACCCTCGAGGTCACCATGGCCTGCGGCGCCGACGGTGCGGCGCCGCACTACCACACTCAGTCCGACGAGCTGTTCTACATCGCGGAGGGGGAACTGCAGCTACTGGCGGGCGATCGGATCGTGACGGTCGGCGCCGGCGGCTCGATCGTCGTGCCGAAGCTCATGCCGCACGCTTTCGGCGCAACGCCGGACAGCGCGGCGCGGATCATGATCGCGCTCATGCCCGGCGTACAGCGCTTCGAGTACTTCCGGCTGCTGGACCGGATTGCCAAGGGCGAATCCACGCTCGCCGATCTCGCGGCATCCCAGGAAGAGTTCGACAACCACTTCGTCGACGCCCCAGCCTGGTGGGCCGAACGAAACACGAACCGACGCTGAGCGGCCGGCCACCGTAGCTGGGATATATCCGCCGGCGCCACTCGGAACAACGGCGCCGCAGGCGGATGTTCGCAGCGCGGATGCCGTGATCCTCGGACCGCCCTATCCGTCCGCCCGCAAACTTGTCGCGTCACCGGGCGAACACCGCACCGAACTCGCCGATCGCCCCGGCCTACTCGGCATCCACCGACGGCACGCACGGCCACACGGCCGCCAATCCCGAGCTATGAGCACCGATCTCGCGCCGCGTTCAGATAGCTAGAAGATTGCGCCGTAACAATTCCTGGCCTGCCGAAAAACTTTCGGCGCTAGCGCCTCTCACACCGGAATTAGGTTTGCCACCGGCCGTGAAATCTCTCGATCCGAGCCGATCGTCAGCCTTCCCGCGATATGATCGCTCACACGCCAGGGGGTCGTGGCAAATCGTGAGCAGATCGGAGAAACGGCTATGACCGACGGAATCCGCCTTCCCGGGACCGCGCCGAAGTATGATCGCGTTCCTCCGCTCCAGGGGCTGCTGGTGGCGGAATCGGAACGCGAGATCACCGTGCGCGTCGCCGAGGGAACATGGACGTTCTGTCGGTCCGACGTGCTGCGGGTGGTGGATTCCGTGGCGCCACACCCCGATCAAGACGGCCGTCCGGTGCTCGTGGACATCCGCGCGGGCGCCACCGCCGACTTCACCCGCCGACTGCGCATCGACCTGGTCGATCGGCCGATGACCATCCCGGAGTCGCCGTCCGAGGCGCTGGGCGACGACCAACTCCGCCAGCTCACCGAAATCTGGGCGGACCGCATGCAACTCGTCGATTGCCCCGGGTCGAACGGCGCGACGTTCACCTACTGCCAGACCAAATCGTCCGACGGCAGCGACGACGGCATCAACTGCGACAGTCTCGACTGAACGGCCGGCACATGGCGGCGCGCCGGAAGGGTTCGGTCCTGATCGTGTCCGAATCCGATGATCTGCACGGCTCCGCGATGGCGGCGACGTTACGAGAACACCACGGGCTCAGCCCGATTCGACTCGACCTACGCGATTTTCCGCGCGAGGCCGGCAGTTTCCGGCTGGACCGGCTCGGTACCGCGCGCTCGCTCTCACACCTGATGGGACTCGACGATGTCCAATCGGTGTGGTGGCGGCGCCCGCATCCCGCCCAGGTGCCCGCGGGGGTACGCGCCTCGGACAACGATTTTCGCCAGTCCGAATGCGACGGGTTCATCCAGGGTCTGCTCTGGTCGATCCCGGCCTGCTGGGTCAACGATCCCGGCGCCGACCGTACCGCGGGCCGCAAGATCGTGCAGCTGGAGACGGCGCTGCGGGCCGGGTTCACCGTGCCGGAGACGCTGATCACCAACGACCCGGAGGAGGCGCGTACCTTCGTCGAATCTCGGCCGGGCCCAGTGGTCTACAAGCGCACCGGCACCAGCCGGGCCGAGTTCGCCGAGACCAGGATCATCACCAGAGACGATTTCGGCAGGCTCGCGGCGATCCGTTCGGCGCCGACCACCTTCCAGGACTACGTCGACGCCACCTGCGACCTGCGTGTGGTCTGGGTGGACGGCGTCGAATGGACTGTGCGCATCGACTCGCAAGCCGGGGTCGGCAAGGTCGACTCCCGCCTGGACACGTCGGTCGATTTCGTGCCCGACCACCTGCCCGCCGCGGTGAGCAAGTCGCTCGCGACGCTGATGGGCGCACTCGGCCTTTCCTTCGGCGTCCTCGACATCCGGCTCGGCCGCGACGGCGAGTACTACTTCCTCGAGGTCAACCCACAGGGCCAGTTCGCCTACCTGGAGATCAAGACCGGCCTGCCGATCTTCCGCAGCCTGGCCAACCTCCTGGTCGACGGCGACGGCATGGTGGCGGGCTACTGATTTCGGCGATAGATCCGCAGCACCACACCCGACTTCCGGAATGGAACGGCATCCACCAGCCGCAGTTGCCGCAGCGCGACGTCATCGAACAGCCGACGGCCAGCACCGGAAAAGCAGCAGCCGAAGCTCGTCCACCGCGTCGAGGCGCAGAAACTCCCGCGCGGTGTGCACACCGGCAAAACACCACCACCGGCTTGCCTGGGCTGTTCTCCGGCGAAAATCTCAGCACCGACGCCGGTTTGGCATCTCCCGGGACACTACTGCCTCCTGCGGCGATTGGCTCCGCCCCGACTGCGGAGCTGCACATGCGACTCCACCAGCACGTTATGGACGAAGCCATAGGAACGGCCGGTGGACCGCGCCAGTGACCGGATGCTCGCACCCGCCTCGTATTGCTTCTTCAGCTGGGTCTGTAGGCGGTCGCGTGACTTCCCGGTGACACGTGTGCCCTTACCCAATGTGGTCTTGCCTTGTGTGGGCCTGTCGCTCATGGCTTCCTCCGAGTCGCCGAGCAGCGTCTTTCCAGGCTAAGCACTCAGCAGGCCATGATCAACAGGTTCATGTGATGAAACTCACGCAAGCTGAATAAGTTCCAGGTACTCGGTCGACCAGTGGTCTTCCGTCCCGTCCGGAAGCAGAATCACCCGTTCCGGAGACAGCGCCTCCGCTGCGCCCGGGTCGTGCGTCACCAGCACGACCGCGCCCGCGTAGGTGCGCAGCGCGTCCAGCACCTGCTCCCGCGACACCGGATCGAGGTTGTTCGTCGGCTCGTCCAGCAACAGCACGTTCGCCGCCGAGGAGACCAGACCGGCCAGCGCAAGGCGGGTCTTCTCACCGCCGGACAAGGTGCCCGCAGGCTGCTCCAGCTGCGGACCGGAGAACATGAACGCACCGAGCAGGCCGCGCAGATCCTGTTCGCCGGCGTCCGGGGCGGCGTGGCGGATGTTCTCCCACACGGTGGCGTTGTCGTCCAGGGTGTCGTGCTCCTGGGCGAAGTACCCCACCTTCAGACCGTGCCCAGGCACCAATGCGCCCGCGGTCGGCTGCTCCGCCCCGGCCAGCAGGCGCAGCAGCGTGGTCTTGCCCGCGCCGTTGAGCCCAAGCACCACGACCCGGCTGCCCCGGTCGATCGCCAGGTCGACGCCGGTGAAGATCTCCAGCGAGCCGTAGACCTTGGTCAGGTTCTCGGCCATCAGTGGCGTCTTGCCGCAGGGCGCGGGCTCGGGGAACTTGATCCTGGCGACCTTGTCCGCGACGCGCACATCGTCGAGTTCCGCCATCAGGCGGTCGGCGCGCTTGGCCATGTTCTGCGCCGCAGTGGCTTTAGTGGCCTTCGCGCCGAGCTTGGCCGCCTGCGCGCGCAACGCGCTCGCCTTCTTCTCGGCGTTCGCGCGTTCGCGCCGACGGCGCTGTTCATCGGTGGCACGGGCGTCCAGGTACTTCTTCCAGCCCATGTTGTAGACATCGGCCTCGCCGCGCACCGCGTCCAAGAACCACACCTTGTTGACCACGTCAGCCAGCAGCTCGACGTCGTGGCTGATCACGATCAGCCCGCCGTCGTGGTTCTGCAGGAAGCCGCGCAGCCAGGTGATCGAGTCGGCGTCGAGATGGTTGGTCGGTTCGTCCAGCAGCAGGATGGTGTCCGAGCGACCGCCACTGCCGTCGGAGGCCGCGAACAGGATGCGCGCCAATTCGATTCGGCGGCGCTGACCGCCGGACAGGGTGCGCAACGCCTGGCCGAGCACTCGGTCGGGTAGGCCCAGGCTGTGGCAGATGCGCGCCGCCTCGCTCTCGGCCACGTAGCCGCCGAGCGCGGAGAAGCGCTCCTCGAGCCTGCCGTACTTGCGGACCGCCTTCTCCCGCTCTTTCTCGTCGGCGACCTCCGCCATCAGCGCCTGCTGCTTCTCCATGTCGCGGATCAGCGTGTCCAGGCCGCGCGCGGACAGCACCCGGTCGCGGGCCAGCACGTCGAGGTTGCCCTCACGCGGATCCTGCGGCAGGTAACCGATATCGCTGGAACGCAGGATCTTTCCCGCGTACGGCTCGCCCTCGCCCGCCAAAATACGCAGCGTCGTGGTCTTGCCGGCACCGTTGCGCCCGACCAGCCCGATCCGGTCGCCTGCCTGCACCCGCAGCGCCGGTCCTTGGGCCGACAGCAGGGTGCGGACGCCGGCCCGGACCTCCAGGTCGGTCGCGGTGATCACAAACTTCTCCTCGCGGATTGATGGTGCTGGACGGTTGCTGCTCGATTGTGCGACCCGACGCGCACAAGAACCACCGATTTTACCCGGGACGAACGGCCGCCGCGCCACCCAGCCTCGCGCATGTGACGGCGGTAACGGAATGCGCCGACAGCTGCGCTAGCGTGCCATGGCATGAGTACCGATCTATTTGGCAAGAGCGCTCTGGTCACGGGAGCCAGCCGGGGCATCGGCAAGGCGGTGGCGGCGGAGCTGCTCAACCGCGGCGCGAATGTGTTGATCACCGCACGCAAGAAGGAACCGCTGGAGGAGGCGGCCGGCGAGTTGCGCGGTTTGGGCCACCCGGGCCAGGTCATCGCGCTGGCAGGCAACTCCGGCGTCGCGGAGGATCGGGCGGCCGCGGTCGAGCGCGCGGTCGCGGAGTTCGGTTCGCTGGACGTCCTGATCAACAACACCGGCATCAACCCCGTGTTCGGCTCCCTGATGGAGGCCGACTTGGACGCGGTGCGCAAGATCTTCGACGTCAACGTGGTCGCGGCGCTCGGTTATGTCCAGGAGGCATTCAGGGAGTGGATGCGCGACCACGGCGGCGCCGTGGTCAACGTGGCCAGCGTGGCAGGTATCCGCTCCACCGGCGTGATCGCGGCCTACGGCGCGTCCAAGGCCGCACTGATCCGCCTTACCGAAGAACTCGCCTGGCAACTCGGGCCGAAGATCCGGGTGAACGCGGTCGCTCCCGGCGTGATCAAGACGAAGTTCGCCAACGCGCTGTACTCGGCCGACGA
The DNA window shown above is from Nocardia sp. NBC_01730 and carries:
- a CDS encoding MarR family winged helix-turn-helix transcriptional regulator yields the protein MTERIPDPIDAIVAQWRRERPDLDLEAMAVIGRLGRLMVVARREIEAVFAKHGLQRGEFDVLAALRRSGEPFELNPSVLAATLMLSRAGMTGRLDRLEAAGLVRRIADAGDRRAIRVALTDAGRESVDIVVAEHTANETRLLSVLAPGDRRELDRIVRVLLGSMEPGE
- a CDS encoding cupin domain-containing protein → MIDAEEAGGALSTLEVTMACGADGAAPHYHTQSDELFYIAEGELQLLAGDRIVTVGAGGSIVVPKLMPHAFGATPDSAARIMIALMPGVQRFEYFRLLDRIAKGESTLADLAASQEEFDNHFVDAPAWWAERNTNRR
- a CDS encoding helix-turn-helix domain-containing protein, translating into MSDRPTQGKTTLGKGTRVTGKSRDRLQTQLKKQYEAGASIRSLARSTGRSYGFVHNVLVESHVQLRSRGGANRRRRQ
- a CDS encoding ABC-F family ATP-binding cassette domain-containing protein; protein product: MITATDLEVRAGVRTLLSAQGPALRVQAGDRIGLVGRNGAGKTTTLRILAGEGEPYAGKILRSSDIGYLPQDPREGNLDVLARDRVLSARGLDTLIRDMEKQQALMAEVADEKEREKAVRKYGRLEERFSALGGYVAESEAARICHSLGLPDRVLGQALRTLSGGQRRRIELARILFAASDGSGGRSDTILLLDEPTNHLDADSITWLRGFLQNHDGGLIVISHDVELLADVVNKVWFLDAVRGEADVYNMGWKKYLDARATDEQRRRRERANAEKKASALRAQAAKLGAKATKATAAQNMAKRADRLMAELDDVRVADKVARIKFPEPAPCGKTPLMAENLTKVYGSLEIFTGVDLAIDRGSRVVVLGLNGAGKTTLLRLLAGAEQPTAGALVPGHGLKVGYFAQEHDTLDDNATVWENIRHAAPDAGEQDLRGLLGAFMFSGPQLEQPAGTLSGGEKTRLALAGLVSSAANVLLLDEPTNNLDPVSREQVLDALRTYAGAVVLVTHDPGAAEALSPERVILLPDGTEDHWSTEYLELIQLA
- a CDS encoding SDR family oxidoreductase codes for the protein MSTDLFGKSALVTGASRGIGKAVAAELLNRGANVLITARKKEPLEEAAGELRGLGHPGQVIALAGNSGVAEDRAAAVERAVAEFGSLDVLINNTGINPVFGSLMEADLDAVRKIFDVNVVAALGYVQEAFREWMRDHGGAVVNVASVAGIRSTGVIAAYGASKAALIRLTEELAWQLGPKIRVNAVAPGVIKTKFANALYSADEEQAASVYPMKRLGSPEDVARLIGFLASDEAAWITGETVRVDGGLLSTGGL